A single window of Fischerella sp. PCC 9605 DNA harbors:
- a CDS encoding two-partner secretion domain-containing protein, translating into MLLKNSEYIWNLDNNYLTNNKRSRIYRQQAFVKVWRSLFFITLSIAILGSLTAIKSARAQLPSIAADGSLSTTVSSPDGSNFTIENGNRTGVNLFHSFSRFSVPNNGSAVFQNPSDVQNVISRVTGGSLSNIDGLLKTQGSANLFLLNPAGILFGKNARLDVGSFFATTADSFIFDNGFEFSASNPQAPPALTINIPIGLRFRDNPVNITNQSIAKDINGNLVGLQVPSGKNLALVGGNVRLDGSGIKAPGGRVELGGLAVAGTVGLNPDGSLSFPNGIKRADVSLANESFVDVTAGGGGSIAVNARNLELLGGSALYAGISPGSGSVGSQAGDITVNATGQTTVTNNSLISNFVGSGAVGNSGNITIETGQLNISDGSQIVTLTTGQGNAGNLTINASDSVELNGEGQDITLLTSQVRPRGRGNAGDLTIKTQRLSVKNGAQIFTGTFGEGNAGNLTIRASESVEMGGRGRYVNGLFTTVEPRAKGTGGNLTIETGRLSIRDGSYVSTSTFSEGDAGNILIDASELVEVVGTARPGGASFLVANTLERATGDGGDLNIKTKKLVVRNAQVSTTAFGKGNAGNLTVRASESVEVSGKVVTRRSGREIVNSAGLFAQVNPTGEGNGGNIVIETPYLSVSDGARVQVATFGQGNAGNLLIRAVDIDVSEASTGIFAGVRADEDEARVLPRGNGGTVTIETNRLRVRDGARVSTTTEGEGNAGILQIRADEVEVYGTSQNGKFTSEISAAATPQSTGNGGSLRINTGKLIVRDKGTVTVRSEGSGQAGNLEITARSIKLDNQGSLTATTTSGNGGNITLNVRDYLLMRRNSTISTSAGTALTGGNGGNIFINNLPNYRGFVIATPSENSDITANAFRGQGGQVTINSYGIYGFVPRSRTELQQLLNTTDPAQLDPSKLLTNDITAISQQNPSLSGTVTLNTLDVDPSQGLTELPENVADASDKIAQNPCQRGVGSTFVITGRGGLPSNPNQTLNNNNARVDLVEPATTRSNAQSATINQPKIRPTAKQIVPAQGWVLNDKGEVVLTAYDPTATNLTQRSLEKTAACPAPF; encoded by the coding sequence ATGCTACTAAAAAACTCAGAATATATTTGGAATTTAGATAATAATTACCTAACAAATAACAAGCGATCGCGCATATATCGCCAACAGGCTTTTGTCAAAGTATGGCGATCACTGTTTTTCATCACTTTATCCATAGCTATTTTAGGTAGTCTGACAGCGATCAAATCTGCAAGAGCTCAACTTCCCTCAATTGCTGCTGATGGAAGTTTATCTACCACTGTTAGCAGCCCTGATGGCTCAAATTTCACGATTGAGAATGGCAATAGAACTGGGGTCAACCTTTTTCACAGCTTTAGCCGATTTTCCGTCCCTAATAATGGTTCGGCAGTTTTCCAAAATCCTAGCGATGTGCAAAATGTGATTAGCCGAGTCACGGGTGGTTCTCTATCTAATATTGATGGTTTGCTTAAAACTCAAGGCAGTGCCAACCTATTTTTACTTAATCCGGCAGGAATTTTATTTGGAAAAAATGCCCGCTTAGATGTTGGTTCATTTTTTGCAACCACAGCCGACAGTTTTATATTTGACAATGGGTTTGAATTTAGTGCCAGCAACCCGCAAGCACCGCCAGCGTTAACTATAAATATTCCCATTGGTTTGCGATTTCGGGATAATCCGGTCAATATCACCAATCAATCCATAGCAAAGGATATCAACGGCAATCTTGTTGGGCTTCAGGTTCCCTCAGGGAAGAACTTGGCACTAGTAGGCGGTAACGTGCGCTTAGATGGCAGTGGAATTAAAGCACCAGGAGGAAGAGTAGAGTTAGGAGGACTGGCAGTTGCAGGAACGGTTGGGTTAAATCCGGATGGCAGCTTGAGTTTTCCTAATGGTATAAAAAGAGCAGATGTATCCCTTGCCAATGAGTCTTTCGTTGATGTAACTGCTGGTGGAGGAGGGAGTATCGCTGTTAACGCCCGAAATTTAGAACTTTTGGGAGGAAGTGCTTTGTATGCGGGCATAAGCCCAGGTTCTGGGTCAGTTGGTAGTCAGGCGGGGGATATTACCGTGAATGCTACCGGACAAACAACAGTTACAAATAATAGCTTGATTTCTAACTTTGTGGGTTCTGGGGCTGTAGGTAATTCCGGAAACATAACTATTGAAACTGGACAGTTAAACATCAGTGATGGTTCGCAAATAGTAACTTTAACAACTGGTCAAGGGAATGCAGGAAATTTGACTATTAATGCCTCTGACTCAGTAGAACTGAATGGAGAAGGACAGGACATAACTTTATTAACTTCCCAAGTCCGTCCCAGAGGCAGAGGAAATGCTGGAGACTTGACTATTAAGACTCAACGATTGAGTGTCAAAAATGGTGCACAAATTTTTACTGGTACTTTTGGCGAAGGGAATGCGGGAAATCTGACCATTCGTGCCTCTGAGTCTGTGGAAATGGGCGGACGAGGTCGGTATGTAAATGGCTTGTTTACTACAGTTGAGCCTCGGGCTAAAGGAACTGGAGGCAACTTGACTATTGAAACCGGACGCCTAAGCATCAGAGATGGTTCTTATGTGTCAACGAGTACTTTTAGTGAGGGAGATGCTGGCAATATACTCATAGATGCCAGTGAATTAGTAGAAGTTGTAGGTACGGCAAGACCTGGAGGAGCAAGTTTTTTGGTTGCTAACACTCTCGAAAGAGCCACAGGAGATGGGGGAGACTTAAACATCAAGACGAAAAAGTTGGTTGTTAGAAACGCACAAGTCTCGACTACGGCTTTTGGCAAGGGAAATGCAGGCAATCTCACAGTTCGTGCTTCCGAATCAGTAGAAGTAAGTGGAAAGGTTGTGACAAGAAGATCTGGACGGGAAATTGTCAATTCCGCTGGTTTGTTTGCTCAAGTGAACCCAACAGGTGAAGGTAACGGTGGGAACATAGTCATCGAAACACCGTACTTAAGTGTCAGTGATGGTGCTAGAGTGCAGGTAGCTACCTTCGGTCAAGGCAATGCTGGCAATTTATTGATTCGTGCCGTTGATATAGATGTATCTGAAGCTTCTACAGGTATATTTGCTGGTGTCCGAGCAGATGAAGATGAAGCTCGGGTTTTACCCAGAGGCAATGGCGGAACTGTAACTATTGAAACAAATAGATTGCGAGTCAGAGATGGAGCTAGGGTATCAACTACTACTGAAGGTGAAGGCAATGCAGGTATACTGCAAATTCGTGCCGATGAAGTAGAAGTTTATGGGACATCACAAAACGGTAAGTTCACGAGTGAAATCAGTGCTGCGGCAACGCCACAAAGCACAGGTAATGGGGGAAGCTTGAGGATTAATACTGGCAAGTTGATTGTCAGGGATAAGGGTACAGTAACCGTAAGGAGCGAAGGCTCGGGACAGGCAGGAAACCTGGAAATTACAGCTCGCTCTATCAAACTAGACAATCAAGGCAGCCTTACAGCTACAACCACATCGGGTAATGGTGGCAACATTACTCTTAACGTCCGAGACTACTTGTTAATGCGCCGTAACAGTACTATTTCTACCTCCGCTGGTACTGCTCTGACTGGTGGTAATGGAGGTAATATTTTTATTAATAACCTCCCGAATTACCGAGGTTTTGTAATTGCCACACCCTCAGAAAACAGCGATATCACCGCCAATGCTTTTAGGGGTCAGGGAGGCCAGGTGACGATCAACTCTTACGGCATTTATGGGTTTGTACCACGCAGCCGGACAGAGCTACAGCAACTTTTGAACACAACAGATCCCGCTCAATTAGATCCTAGTAAGCTACTAACAAATGACATCACTGCCATTTCACAACAAAATCCATCTTTGAGCGGTACTGTGACTCTTAATACCTTAGATGTCGATCCTAGCCAAGGATTAACCGAACTACCAGAGAATGTCGCAGATGCAAGCGACAAGATAGCCCAAAATCCCTGTCAACGAGGTGTTGGTAGTACCTTTGTCATCACCGGACGTGGCGGTTTACCCTCTAATCCCAATCAAACTCTCAACAATAACAATGCTCGTGTTGATTTGGTTGAGCCTGCTACCACTAGAAGTAATGCTCAGAGTGCAACTATCAATCAGCCAAAGATCCGTCCTACTGCCAAACAAATTGTTCCTGCTCAAGGCTGGGTGTTGAATGACAAAGGTGAGGTAGTACTTACAGCCTATGACCCCACTGCTACCAATCTGACTCAACGCAGTTTGGAAAAAACCGCTGCTTGCCCTGCCCCTTTTTAA
- a CDS encoding two-partner secretion domain-containing protein: MFNILLKQENKFSNYAMIAEEYMRRSPLGCQEVCVSCYWQTRRILRSLIITLYLATFGSLVPLSIATAQITPDNSLGSESSVVSPDVINGIPSDRLDGGAIRGSNLFHSFQEFNISEGRGAYFSNPNSIANILTRVTGGNPSNILGKLGVLGDANLFLINPKGIVFGSNASLDLKGSFVATTADSLVFDNNFEFSATNPQAPPLLTVSIPVGLRFRGNTASITNSANPVGLAVQSGKSLSLIGGNVNVDGGILTAPGGRVFLGGLAAEGTVEINPDRSLSFPDDITRADVLLTNAAIIDVADKGSGSVAITARNLNIEKQSRISAGIKEGLIADGSVPGDINLNATGLMAINQNSLVENVVTTGATGNAGDVNVYANRFELTGGGRLRTRTLGKMRSDAGDINIKAGDIYISNPAYELPGKDSTKEDRPTLNAGNYKYDGIDGFGAGRSGDVSLEADSSITLIGEGVVGEVNSENKVISTYNGAGGTGGGDISLKAKGSISLDNAYLVTSSINRDGAAGNISLQGDASVSLTNNSGLAATTYFGTGNPGNITLRSNGPVLVQSSLVTSDINSPSKNPNPNNGNIFISGQSVLIADGSEIAAKTGNDGNFGGNIQVDAVDLVEISGRSPFPLLSSRSRPKSEYSTLVTTTQAKGPAGNITVNTDTLRVADGASLKAATQGAFPGGNITVNARVVELTGGGKILASASRTGNAGNIILDVSDRIAISGENPNFKEVFNQILTKRDTATAESRLDPVDTAASGIYASTSQNSTAKAGNIVVTAGSIKLDNRGAIKATANSGDGGNLSLNVKDYLLMEGNSIISTSSGNPQTSGNGGNILINDLPNYQGFVIGTPSQNSDITANAFAGQGGQIIINSYGILGFVPRTRTELEQLLNTTDAIQLDPRRLPTNDITAISQQNPSLSGTVQINTLEVDPSQGLTELPENVIDPSDRIAENPCQKASDNTFIATGRGGLPTSPNESFKSDNVRIGLIEPVTRTSNSQTASIIMPKTSTVAKKIAPAQGWVLNDKGEVVLTAYDPTASNPQRASQKTAACPAPF, encoded by the coding sequence TATTACTTTATATTTAGCAACTTTCGGCAGTCTTGTGCCTTTGAGTATTGCGACAGCCCAAATCACGCCAGATAACAGCCTTGGTAGCGAAAGTTCTGTTGTTAGTCCCGATGTTATTAATGGTATACCGAGCGATCGCCTAGACGGTGGTGCAATTCGTGGGTCAAATCTCTTTCACAGTTTTCAAGAATTCAACATCAGTGAAGGTAGGGGAGCCTATTTTTCTAATCCTAATAGCATTGCCAATATTCTCACTCGCGTCACAGGTGGCAATCCCTCGAATATTCTTGGCAAACTCGGAGTTTTAGGTGACGCAAATCTGTTTTTAATCAATCCCAAAGGGATTGTATTTGGATCAAATGCAAGTCTAGATTTGAAAGGTTCATTTGTTGCAACTACAGCCGATAGTCTGGTCTTTGACAACAATTTTGAATTTAGTGCCACCAATCCCCAAGCACCACCACTGTTAACCGTAAGTATCCCAGTCGGGTTGCGATTTCGGGGTAACACTGCAAGCATAACCAACAGTGCCAATCCTGTTGGTCTTGCAGTGCAGTCAGGAAAATCTTTGTCGTTGATAGGTGGTAACGTCAATGTAGATGGGGGAATTCTAACAGCGCCAGGAGGGCGAGTCTTCTTGGGAGGATTGGCAGCAGAGGGAACAGTTGAGATAAATCCTGATCGTAGTTTGAGTTTTCCTGATGATATCACTAGAGCAGATGTATTGTTAACGAATGCAGCCATAATAGATGTCGCTGATAAAGGCAGCGGTAGTGTAGCAATTACCGCCCGCAACTTAAATATAGAGAAACAAAGCCGCATTTCTGCTGGTATCAAAGAAGGACTGATAGCTGATGGTTCTGTACCAGGAGATATTAACCTGAATGCGACTGGGTTGATGGCAATCAATCAGAATAGTTTAGTAGAGAATGTAGTTACTACTGGCGCTACAGGTAATGCAGGTGACGTTAATGTTTATGCAAATAGATTTGAACTGACTGGTGGTGGGCGTCTTCGCACCCGTACCTTGGGTAAGATGAGGAGTGATGCTGGTGACATCAATATCAAGGCGGGAGATATTTATATAAGTAATCCAGCTTATGAACTACCAGGTAAAGACTCAACCAAAGAAGATCGACCTACCCTGAATGCTGGTAACTATAAATATGACGGAATTGATGGTTTTGGTGCAGGACGTAGCGGCGACGTATCACTAGAAGCTGACAGTTCTATCACTTTAATCGGTGAGGGTGTAGTAGGAGAAGTAAACTCTGAGAATAAGGTGATATCCACCTACAACGGTGCTGGAGGAACTGGTGGTGGAGATATCTCACTCAAAGCCAAAGGCTCTATCTCTTTAGATAATGCTTATCTTGTAACTAGCAGCATCAATAGAGATGGTGCTGCCGGAAACATATCATTACAAGGCGATGCCTCGGTATCCTTAACCAATAATAGTGGTCTCGCTGCCACTACTTATTTCGGTACAGGTAATCCTGGAAACATCACATTGCGATCCAATGGCCCGGTGTTAGTGCAATCTAGCTTAGTCACCAGTGACATTAACAGCCCCAGCAAAAATCCAAACCCCAATAATGGGAATATTTTTATATCTGGACAGTCAGTTTTGATCGCTGATGGTTCAGAAATAGCAGCGAAAACAGGTAATGATGGCAACTTTGGCGGCAATATTCAAGTTGATGCTGTAGACTTGGTTGAAATATCTGGCAGAAGTCCATTTCCTCTATTATCTTCTCGAAGTCGTCCAAAGTCAGAATACAGTACCTTAGTGACAACTACTCAAGCAAAAGGCCCTGCTGGTAACATTACCGTTAATACTGATACTTTGCGTGTAGCGGATGGAGCAAGTTTAAAGGCTGCAACTCAAGGAGCCTTTCCGGGAGGTAATATTACTGTAAATGCCCGTGTCGTTGAGTTGACTGGTGGCGGAAAAATACTCGCCAGTGCTTCACGCACAGGCAATGCAGGTAATATCATCCTCGATGTTTCCGATCGCATTGCTATTTCAGGTGAGAATCCCAATTTTAAGGAAGTCTTTAATCAAATATTAACAAAGCGAGATACAGCGACAGCAGAGAGTAGACTGGACCCTGTTGACACTGCTGCCAGTGGAATTTATGCCAGCACCTCCCAAAATTCCACAGCAAAGGCAGGTAACATAGTAGTTACAGCCGGATCTATCAAATTGGATAACCGAGGAGCAATCAAAGCCACAGCTAACTCAGGTGATGGTGGTAATCTCAGCCTGAACGTCAAAGATTACTTGCTCATGGAAGGCAACAGTATTATTTCAACCTCCTCTGGCAATCCTCAAACTAGCGGCAATGGTGGCAATATTTTGATCAATGACCTCCCAAATTACCAAGGTTTTGTAATTGGCACACCCTCACAAAACAGTGACATCACCGCTAATGCTTTCGCTGGTCAGGGAGGGCAAATTATTATCAACTCTTATGGCATTTTGGGTTTTGTACCACGTACCCGGACAGAACTAGAGCAGCTTTTGAACACCACAGATGCCATTCAATTAGACCCAAGAAGGCTACCAACTAATGACATCACTGCCATTTCACAACAAAATCCGTCTTTAAGCGGTACTGTGCAAATCAACACATTAGAAGTTGACCCCAGTCAGGGATTAACAGAGTTACCAGAAAATGTTATAGACCCGAGCGATCGCATTGCCGAAAATCCCTGTCAAAAAGCCTCTGACAATACATTTATTGCCACTGGACGGGGTGGTTTACCAACAAGTCCCAATGAAAGTTTTAAAAGTGACAATGTTCGCATTGGCTTGATAGAACCTGTCACTCGTACAAGCAATTCTCAAACTGCGTCAATCATTATGCCAAAAACCTCTACTGTTGCCAAAAAGATTGCCCCTGCTCAAGGATGGGTGTTGAACGACAAAGGCGAGGTAGTTCTCACAGCTTACGACCCCACTGCTAGCAATCCCCAACGCGCCTCTCAAAAAACTGCTGCTTGTCCTGCACCTTTTTGA